The genomic stretch AACAGCATCGCCCCCGGCGCGATCCAGACGCCGATCAACAAGGCGGCGTGGGACACGCCCGAGCATTACAACGCGCTGCTGAAGCTCATTCCCTACAAGCGGATCGGAGAGCCCGAAGAGGTCGGGCGTTTGGCCGCGTTCCTCGCCTCGGACTACGCCGATTACGTCCACGGGACGACGGTCTTCATCGACGGGGGGATGACGCTCTATCCCGGCTTCGAGACCGGGGGCTGAGGAAGGGGAAACCGAAAGGCGACGACGGGCTACTGCCCTTCGGGCGTCTCGCCCTCGTCCTTCTTGCCGCCGACCTGCTGCTCGGCGGTCTGCCACGCGTCGCGGAGGTTCTCGATCATCGGGAGGATGTTCGTGATGATCTCGGGCTGGTGCTGGTGCATCGCGCGGGAAAGCTCGACGGTATAGAACTCGTACAGCTTGGAAAGGCGGTCGCAGAATTCGGGAGCGACCTCGAAGCGGAGGCAGACGTTGAGCTCGGTCAGGATGCGGATGCAGCGGTTGATCGAGTCGGCGGCCGGCTTCCCCTCGCGGAGGAGATCGCGGGAATCGGTGGCGAAGCGGATCAGCCCGTCGTAGAGCATGATGATCAGCTGCCCGGGGGTGGCCGAGCGGACGGCGTTCGTCACATAGGTGCGTCCGATATCCTGGCTCATGCGGTTTCCTCCCGGCCAAAGGCCTCGACGACGGTGAGTTGGGCCTGGAAGAATTCCCGCAGGCCGACGATCCAGGGAAGGAGCTTCATTTCGAGCGTGTCGGAGAAGCCGACGACGTCGCCCTTGGAAAGGAAGGCGGCGATCTCGCTCATCACCCCGTTGAGCTCGCTCAGGCGGCCCTCGACGAGGGAATCGACCTGGGCGTCGGTCAGGAGGACGCCGAGGCGGGGGATGAAGGTGAGGATCGACTTGATCTCCTCGCACAGTTCCTGCCAGGAAACGGCGACCTGCTTCGGGTCGGCCAGGAGGCTGTCGGTGACGAGGGTCTCGCAGGACTCCTCGATGCGGCGCATCGTGTTGCACTGGAGGGCAATGTTCGCCTGGAGGGCGACGCGGATCGAGACGGAGGTGACGCTGATCTCGGTGGCGGCGGGGAAGAGGAGGGCGCCCGCCTCGATGGTGGCGACTTCCTGGCCGTTGATGGAGCAGACGCCGATGCAGCGATTCTTCTGAAGAAGATGGTCGGCGATCCGTTCGTAATACTCGGAGAACGCCTCGTCCGGCTTGGACGGGAGATCGACGGATTCGGAATCGATCGTCAGAGTCATTGGAAACCTAGCTTGAAAGAAGAGAGTACCCCCCGTCAAGCGCGATGCGCGGGAGAATGAATATTTTCGCCATCTAAACCTAAAACCGAAAAAGCGCCCTAAAAGCGATTCTACGAGGCCTTCCCCGGCATCGCCGACTAGCTCAGGATGCCGCCCGCCGAGGAACTCGACGAGCTGGAGCTCGAGCTGCTGCTGAAGTATTGGGTCATCGACGAGGCCTGCTGCTGCGCGGCGCTGTAGGCGGCGTAGGACGACTGGAGCTGGAGGAGCTGGACGTCGGCGTAGGAATTGATCTGGGAGATCTGGTTGTCGAGGTTCTTGATCGCCGTCTTGTTGCTGGCGAGCTTCCCCTCGATGACGCTCGTCGAGCCGAGGACGTAGCCGTTGATGAGGCTCGTCAGCTGGCTGCCGAGGCCCGAGGTCGAGCCGAGGAACATCGCCTTGAGGTCGTCGAGGTTGTTCGTCAGCGCGTTGTCGAGGTTCGTCGCGTCGCTGATGGTCGCCGTGTTGTCGGTCGAGTTGCCGGTGATGCCGAGGTCGGCCAGCGTGCGGTAGGTGCCGCTCGAGTCGAGGACGCTGCCGAAGACGAGGCGGAGGCGGTTGCCGAGCTGGGTGAGGCTGCCGTCGTTGGCGAGGACGCCGTTGTTGGCCGAGTTGCTCGTGTCGACCGTCGTGTAGTAGGTCGTCAAGGCCTGGACGTTGTTGTAGGAGTCGACGAAGGCGTCGAGCATCGTCTTGATGCTCGCCGAGTCGGCGCCGATGGTCACTGTCGTCTCCCCGGCCTTCTTCACCGTGAGGCTGAGGCCGGCGATGCCGAGGTCATCGCTGGAGAGGGTGTTGGTCGCCGCGACGCGCTGGCTGCCGCCGTTGACCGTGAAGATCGTCGACTTGCCCGTCTGCTGGGTGCCGTTGGCGAGGCCGAACTTCGAGAGGAAGCTCCCCGTGTCGCCGTTGACGATGACGGCGTTCGGGCCGGCGGTGTTCTCGGTGATGAGGATCCGGTCGTTGTAGCTGTCGTAGGTCGCGGTGACCCCGGCGGTGCTGGCGTTGATCGCGGAGAGGACCGCCGCGACGGTGTCGGTCGAGCTGTAGGAGATCGCGACGCCGTTGACGTTGAAGGAGCCGCTCGACCCCGCCGTCGTCGTCGTCGTGTCGACGGAGCCGATGGAGGTCGTCGAGGTCGACGACGTGGCCGAGCTGGTCGCCAGGCCCGCCTGGTTGAAGAAGCTGCCCGTCCCGTTGGCGATCGTGACCGGGGAAGTCGAGTTGACCGTCAGCCGCCCGTTGACGATCGAGGCGGTGACGCCGGGGACCTGGGCGTTGATCCGGTTGATGACCGCGCCGACGGTGTCGGTCGAGTCGGCCTCGATCGAGACGCCGTTGACCTGGAACGTCCCGTTCACGAAGGAGGAGCCGTAGGCGGCGGAGAGGGTCTCGCCGCTCGTCAGCGTCGTGCCGGAGGCGGAGCGGGCGGAGTAGTTGTTGAAGAGGTGGGCGTTCTGGAGGAAGGAGCTGGTCCCGGCGCTGAGGACGAGGGAATCGCTCGCCGTCAGGGTGAAGGTCCCCGCCGTGGCGTCGTAGGAGGCGGAACCGCCGATGGCCGTCCCGATCTGGCTGGCGAGGCTGGCGAGGGTCGTCGTCGAGTCGATGGTCAGCGTCGTCGTCCCGCCCGTGGCGGTGCCGACGAGGATCGTCCCGAGGGCGTTCGAGCCGAAGACGCTCGAGACGGTGGCGCTCGCCGCGGGGATCGACGAGGCCTTCGCGCTGGTGAAGACCGTCGGCGTCGCCGACTGGAGGATATTGATGTCGTAGGAACCGTCCGAGGCGTCGGTCGAGGCGACCGTCGCCGTGGCGACGTTCGAGTCCCCGGTCGAGGCGACCTTGCTCTCCCAGAAGGAGACCTTCGTGATCGCGTTGAGGTTCGATTCGAGGCTGTTCAGCTGGGTTTCGAGCGTCGTCAGCGCCGTATTCTTCCCGGTGATGATCGTTTCCTGGCTCGACAGGGTGACGGCATGGGAACGGTTCGCGGCGTCCTGCGCCGAGATCAGGGAGGAGATCTGGACTCCGCCGAGTGTGCCTGTGATGGTTGTGCCCATATGTCGATCCTTCGATATGCTAGAATAGCTGCTAAGTTTCTCCCGCTCAAGGCTATCCTTCGTCTGGAGAGAAGAAAAACTGAAGCCTGGAGAGCCTTCTAATCTCCTCTTCGGCACAAGGAGGCCCGAACTTGAGGAAAAAGTACAGGCTCGGCCTTCTTTTTTTTCGTCCGCCCTCGCCTGCGGCAATTCTCCCCCCACCGGCCCCTTGACCCCCGCCGCCGCCGGTTCCATAGTACCTTCCTCCCCATGGACACGGCCCCCCTTCCCTACAAAATCGGTAACGAGAACCTCTGCCGCGTCAGCGAGAACGCGGCCAGGCAGCTCGCCACGCTCCTCGCCCAAAGCGGGAAGACGGGCGGGGCGCTCCGCATCGCCGTCGTCGGCGGGGGCTGCTCCGGGCTCCAATACCAGATGGACCTCGTCGAGGCCCCCCGGGCGAAGGACATCCTCGTCGAGAGCATCGCGGGCGCGAACGGCGTCGGCACCGTGAAGGTCGTCATCGACCCGAAGAGCGCGCTCTACGTCAGCGGCTCGACCCTCGACTACAGCGACGACCTCCAGAGCACCGGCTTCGTCGTCACGAACCCGAACGCCGCCTCCCACTGTTCCTGCGGCAAGAGCTTCACCGTTTAATTCCCTCTCCATGAAATACCGTCCCCTCCCCCGCACCGACCTGCAGCTCTCCGAAGTCGGCTTCGGCCTCTGGACCGTCTCCACCGGCTGGTGGGGCACCTTCACCGAGGCGGAGGCCCTCCACCTCATGCGCCGCGCCCTCGACCTCGGCATCACCCTCTTCGACGCCGCCGACACCTACGGCAACGGCAAGAGCGAGGAACTCCTCGCCAAGGCCTTCCCCGGCGCGGACCGCGACAAGATCGTCGTCTCGACCAAGGTCGGCTACGACTTCTACCAGCACGGCGACGACCGGGGCCGCGGCCAGCGGGAGATCCCCCACAACTTCGGCCTCGCCTTCATCCGCGAGGCGGTGGAGAAGGCCCTCCAGCGCATCGGCACCGACCGGATCGACATCCTCCACCTCCACAACATCCGCATGGAGCAGGTCGACGACCAGCTCCTCTGGGACCTCATGGAGACCCTCCGCCAGGAAGGGAAGATCCGCGCCTGGGGCGCCGCCCTCGGGCCCGCCATCGGCTGGCTCTACGAGGGGGTCGACACGGTGAAGCGGCACCAGCCCCACGTCCTCCAGCACATCTACAACCTCCTGGAGCAGCACCCCGGCAAGGCGATCATGGACGAAGGGGCCAGCCCCGACACCCGCTACCTCGTCCGCGTCCCCCACTCCAGCGGCATGCTCGAGGGGAAGTACACCACCGAGACCGTCTTCCCCCCGAACGACCACCGCGTCCACCGCCCCCGCAGCTGGCTGCTGAACGGCGTGCAGAAGGTGGAGACCCTCCGCTTCCTCGAAAACGCGAACCGGACCCTCGGCCAGGCGACCCTCCAGTGGCTCCTCGCCGATCCCCGGATCGGGAGCACCCTCCCGAACATCTACAACGAGGAACAGCTCGTCGAATTCGCCACCGCCCCCGACACGGCCCGCCTCACCCCCGAGGAAATGGACCGGATCGCCGCCCTCCATGCCGACAACTTCGGCGTCCGCGACGAGGAACCCGGAAAGTACAAGGGAACGATGTCGCGCGAGACGGCGACCGCCTGAACCGCCCCCCGTCGGCGGCCTAAGCGGTCCCGTACATCTCGCAGATCAGACGCCTGAGCTCGGTGGCGTCCCGCTGGGTGAGCTGCCCCAGCTTCCGCACCAACCGGTCCGCCCGGAGGCTCCGGATCTGGTCGACGGCGATGCCGCTCTCCTTTCCGGCATGCCGGATCAGGATGCGGGAACGCCACGCGGGATGGTTGTTCGTCGAGAGCGGGCAGACGACGACGGTGTCGAGCGCCGCGTTCATCTCCTCCCGGCTGACGAGGACGACGGGGAGGAGGCCCCGCAGGTCGCGTCCCGGGACGGCGCCGAGGTCGGCCAGGTAGAGGCCGTACGTTTCGATCTCAGAGGGTATCAAGGCCATCGCTCAGGGTGTTGTCCCAGCCGTTCCATTTCTCCCCCCGCTTCGCCATCGAGGCGGCGGTGCTCCGCCAGGAAAGTTTTCCCGCCCGGGTGGGGCGGAGGATCAAGCCGTCCGGGGCCAGCTCGACGGCGACGGAATCGACGATCCCGTACCGCCTCAAGAGCCTTTCGGGCAGGCGGATGCCCCGGGCCGGGGCTTCCCCCTCCCCCACCGGGACCAGCTTCAATTTCACCATAGGCCCCTTACCG from Verrucomicrobium sp. GAS474 encodes the following:
- a CDS encoding iron-sulfur cluster assembly accessory protein, translated to MDTAPLPYKIGNENLCRVSENAARQLATLLAQSGKTGGALRIAVVGGGCSGLQYQMDLVEAPRAKDILVESIAGANGVGTVKVVIDPKSALYVSGSTLDYSDDLQSTGFVVTNPNAASHCSCGKSFTV
- the fliS gene encoding flagellar export chaperone FliS, with amino-acid sequence MSQDIGRTYVTNAVRSATPGQLIIMLYDGLIRFATDSRDLLREGKPAADSINRCIRILTELNVCLRFEVAPEFCDRLSKLYEFYTVELSRAMHQHQPEIITNILPMIENLRDAWQTAEQQVGGKKDEGETPEGQ
- the fliD gene encoding flagellar filament capping protein FliD codes for the protein MGTTITGTLGGVQISSLISAQDAANRSHAVTLSSQETIITGKNTALTTLETQLNSLESNLNAITKVSFWESKVASTGDSNVATATVASTDASDGSYDINILQSATPTVFTSAKASSIPAASATVSSVFGSNALGTILVGTATGGTTTLTIDSTTTLASLASQIGTAIGGSASYDATAGTFTLTASDSLVLSAGTSSFLQNAHLFNNYSARSASGTTLTSGETLSAAYGSSFVNGTFQVNGVSIEADSTDTVGAVINRINAQVPGVTASIVNGRLTVNSTSPVTIANGTGSFFNQAGLATSSATSSTSTTSIGSVDTTTTTAGSSGSFNVNGVAISYSSTDTVAAVLSAINASTAGVTATYDSYNDRILITENTAGPNAVIVNGDTGSFLSKFGLANGTQQTGKSTIFTVNGGSQRVAATNTLSSDDLGIAGLSLTVKKAGETTVTIGADSASIKTMLDAFVDSYNNVQALTTYYTTVDTSNSANNGVLANDGSLTQLGNRLRLVFGSVLDSSGTYRTLADLGITGNSTDNTATISDATNLDNALTNNLDDLKAMFLGSTSGLGSQLTSLINGYVLGSTSVIEGKLASNKTAIKNLDNQISQINSYADVQLLQLQSSYAAYSAAQQQASSMTQYFSSSSSSSSSSSSAGGILS
- a CDS encoding aldo/keto reductase → MKYRPLPRTDLQLSEVGFGLWTVSTGWWGTFTEAEALHLMRRALDLGITLFDAADTYGNGKSEELLAKAFPGADRDKIVVSTKVGYDFYQHGDDRGRGQREIPHNFGLAFIREAVEKALQRIGTDRIDILHLHNIRMEQVDDQLLWDLMETLRQEGKIRAWGAALGPAIGWLYEGVDTVKRHQPHVLQHIYNLLEQHPGKAIMDEGASPDTRYLVRVPHSSGMLEGKYTTETVFPPNDHRVHRPRSWLLNGVQKVETLRFLENANRTLGQATLQWLLADPRIGSTLPNIYNEEQLVEFATAPDTARLTPEEMDRIAALHADNFGVRDEEPGKYKGTMSRETATA
- a CDS encoding type II toxin-antitoxin system PemK/MazF family toxin, with the protein product MALIPSEIETYGLYLADLGAVPGRDLRGLLPVVLVSREEMNAALDTVVVCPLSTNNHPAWRSRILIRHAGKESGIAVDQIRSLRADRLVRKLGQLTQRDATELRRLICEMYGTA